In Marinobacter sp. LQ44, the following are encoded in one genomic region:
- a CDS encoding ATP-binding protein, producing MRRWGIRKKVLVVTLVPTLLTTLLLGLFFTYSWVNNIENLLRDRGESLSRQLAAGSEYGLFTANRSLLSSLSNALLEEQDVRSITFFSPDGRRLLHTGPGGADAIDESSLKPDLAVKITRDSSTRFVTPVYLQDLMIETMLDPDVRQSATRLQEPLGWVAVEMSHVRTEKETYKALLISLLLVIGGVLLSMAIALRLSRAFTDPVFQLNEAVARLKEGKLDTRVYTGAGPEFEQLESGLNDMASELSKAQAEMQQNIDQATEDLRETLETIEIQNIELDFARKEALEASRIKSEFLANMSHEIRTPLNGIIGFTELLLKSPLPRQQRDHLNTIRKSSEILLTIINDILDFSKIEAGKLILDRVPFQLRDIVEEVMVMLAPAAHAKNLDLVQLVYNDVPDNIMGDPLRVKQVITNLVNNAIKFTQTGEVVLRASLEDETPDSNRVTLRLSITDSGVGLSRAQQQSLFNAFSQADASTARQYGGTGLGLAISKRLVEEMGGKIGLESELGKGSTFWFTLTPELSAAADTSAPKDALRGERIIYLEQQKTTGLAVEHLLRDWGMTVQRVASPAALIEHVEEAQRKQEGYAAAIIGITRHLLNSSQYCNMVRSLEVERDCRTLLLTPTLETHDTPLSGLSSGHLTKPVCRDAFYDELLLLIHGIQASNRGAGEASLPLRSNGPSKVPRVLAVDDNDANLKLVMTLLQDCRLEAEGASSGFEALTKARQKPFDLVFMDLQMPGMDGVETTARIRDLDTGSHHTPIIALTAHALADEQERLTQQGFDGYMPKPISSTQLVQLIREYTGYDCKSSNDSFKISEVRDTRRTLRPSNRRMQQDCVSVDESIQLAAGKADLAEELFSMLLEQLHTDIGRVTELWNNNETDELLECVHKLHGATRYCGVPELRTAANRFETALKCQAPDMELQKDQLLAAMDRLQVWSEQTDWQQLFREQQRQPETT from the coding sequence ATGCGGCGCTGGGGCATTCGCAAAAAAGTATTGGTGGTAACGCTGGTTCCCACCTTGTTGACCACATTGTTACTGGGGCTGTTTTTCACCTACAGCTGGGTCAACAACATCGAGAACCTGCTGAGGGATCGGGGTGAATCCCTGTCCCGCCAACTCGCTGCCGGCTCCGAGTATGGCCTGTTCACCGCCAACCGCAGCCTGCTGAGCAGCTTGTCCAACGCCCTCCTGGAAGAGCAGGATGTCCGCTCGATCACCTTCTTCTCGCCAGACGGCCGCCGCCTGCTCCATACCGGCCCGGGTGGCGCCGATGCCATCGACGAATCCTCCCTGAAGCCGGACCTGGCGGTAAAGATTACCCGGGACAGCAGCACCCGGTTTGTCACCCCGGTTTATCTACAGGATCTGATGATCGAGACCATGCTCGACCCGGATGTCCGGCAGTCGGCCACCCGGCTACAGGAACCCCTGGGCTGGGTTGCGGTGGAGATGTCCCATGTCCGCACTGAAAAGGAAACCTACAAAGCACTACTGATTTCGCTGCTTCTGGTGATTGGCGGGGTACTGCTCAGCATGGCCATAGCCCTGCGCCTGAGCCGGGCCTTTACCGACCCGGTGTTCCAGCTCAATGAAGCAGTAGCCAGGCTCAAGGAAGGCAAGCTCGACACCCGCGTCTACACCGGTGCTGGCCCAGAGTTCGAACAACTGGAATCCGGCCTGAATGACATGGCCTCCGAGCTCAGCAAGGCCCAGGCGGAAATGCAGCAGAACATCGACCAGGCCACGGAAGACCTCCGGGAAACGCTGGAAACCATTGAAATCCAGAATATCGAACTGGATTTCGCCCGCAAGGAAGCCCTGGAGGCCAGCCGGATCAAATCCGAGTTCCTGGCCAACATGTCCCATGAAATCCGCACGCCGCTGAATGGCATCATCGGCTTTACCGAGTTGCTGCTGAAAAGCCCCCTGCCTCGCCAGCAACGGGACCACCTGAACACCATCCGGAAATCGTCCGAGATTCTGCTGACGATCATTAACGACATTCTGGATTTCTCCAAGATCGAGGCCGGCAAGCTGATTCTCGACCGGGTACCATTCCAGCTCAGGGATATCGTGGAAGAGGTGATGGTGATGCTGGCACCGGCGGCCCACGCCAAGAACCTGGACCTGGTGCAGCTGGTCTATAACGACGTACCGGACAACATCATGGGTGACCCGCTGCGGGTGAAGCAGGTCATCACCAACCTGGTCAATAACGCCATCAAATTCACCCAGACCGGTGAAGTGGTGCTGCGGGCCAGCCTGGAAGACGAAACACCCGACAGCAATCGGGTAACCCTGCGCCTGAGCATTACCGACTCTGGCGTGGGCCTGTCCCGGGCCCAGCAGCAGTCGTTGTTTAATGCCTTCAGCCAGGCCGACGCCTCAACAGCCAGGCAGTACGGCGGCACCGGGCTGGGGCTGGCCATTTCCAAGCGGCTGGTGGAAGAGATGGGCGGCAAGATTGGCCTGGAAAGCGAGCTCGGCAAGGGCTCCACCTTCTGGTTCACCCTCACGCCGGAACTGTCTGCCGCCGCCGACACCAGCGCGCCGAAAGACGCCCTGCGCGGCGAGCGGATTATCTACCTCGAACAACAGAAAACCACCGGTCTCGCCGTTGAACACCTGTTACGGGACTGGGGTATGACCGTACAACGGGTAGCGTCGCCGGCTGCCCTAATAGAGCATGTGGAGGAAGCCCAGCGCAAGCAGGAGGGCTACGCCGCCGCCATCATCGGCATTACCCGCCACCTGCTGAACTCCAGCCAGTACTGCAACATGGTGCGCTCGCTGGAAGTGGAGCGGGATTGCCGGACACTGCTGCTGACCCCGACCCTGGAAACCCATGACACGCCGCTGTCCGGACTGTCCAGCGGGCACCTGACCAAGCCGGTCTGCCGGGATGCGTTCTACGACGAGCTGCTGCTGTTGATCCACGGTATCCAGGCCAGTAACCGGGGAGCAGGAGAAGCGTCCCTGCCACTGAGAAGCAACGGCCCCTCAAAAGTTCCTCGTGTACTGGCCGTGGACGACAATGACGCCAACCTGAAACTGGTGATGACCTTGCTGCAGGACTGCCGGCTTGAAGCAGAGGGCGCCTCAAGCGGCTTCGAGGCGCTGACCAAGGCCCGGCAGAAGCCCTTTGACCTGGTGTTCATGGACCTGCAAATGCCTGGCATGGATGGTGTGGAAACCACCGCCCGAATCCGGGATCTGGATACCGGCTCTCACCATACCCCGATCATCGCCCTGACCGCCCATGCCCTGGCCGATGAACAGGAAAGACTGACTCAGCAAGGCTTCGACGGTTACATGCCAAAACCGATCAGCAGCACCCAGCTGGTCCAGTTGATTCGTGAATACACGGGTTACGATTGCAAGAGCAGCAACGACAGTTTCAAAATCTCGGAAGTCCGGGACACCCGCCGCACCCTGAGACCATCGAACCGTCGAATGCAGCAGGATTGCGTCAGTGTTGATGAAAGCATTCAGCTGGCCGCTGGCAAGGCCGATCTGGCAGAGGAACTGTTCAGCATGTTGCTGGAACAGCTGCACACGGACATCGGGCGGGTAACCGAGCTGTGGAACAACAATGAGACTGACGAGCTGCTTGAATGCGTACACAAGCTCCACGGCGCAACCCGTTACTGCGGCGTACCGGAGCTGAGAACCGCCGCCAACCGGTTTGAGACCGCCCTGAAATGCCAGGCACCGGATATGGAGCTACAGAAGGACCAACTGCTGGCAGCCATGGACCGGCTGCAGGTCTGGAGTGAACAAACCGACTGGCAGCAGCTGTTCAGGGAGCAGCAGCGCCAGCCAGAGACCACCTGA
- the rlmD gene encoding 23S rRNA (uracil(1939)-C(5))-methyltransferase RlmD — protein MSKRRRKVLPQEPVRCEIETLGHDGRGIARADGKVQFVDGALPGETVMAKMVSTRSKFDELRTLEVLEVAPDRQQPPCEFADLCGGCSLQHMSADAQIRFKEDTLREHFAHFGGIEPQEWVEPMRSPDTLGYRRKARLGVRYVKARESVLVGFREKRNSFLTDIDRCVVLDPRIGDRIKPLRELLHGMAAFDRIAQVEVACGDDVAAMVFRNMDELVPEDREKLIAFGQAHDLHIYLQPKGPDTVHRIWPESSGREGERLTYSLEEFDLTMKYHPMDFTQVNAGINQNMVHRAVEWLDVQPGERVLDLFCGLGNFTLPLARKGGQVVGVEGDDAMVVRGRENAQLNGLDNVEFFGADLHGDFTGQSWAKEGFDKILIDPPRSGAEDICKYLTAFGARRIVYVSCNPATLARDAGVMVRNGYRLVRAGVMDMFPHTTHVESIALFERE, from the coding sequence ATGAGTAAGCGTCGCCGCAAGGTTCTGCCCCAGGAACCGGTGCGTTGTGAAATTGAGACCCTTGGCCACGACGGCCGGGGTATTGCCCGGGCCGACGGTAAAGTCCAGTTTGTGGATGGTGCTCTGCCTGGTGAAACGGTGATGGCCAAGATGGTCAGCACCCGCAGCAAGTTCGATGAGCTGCGTACCCTGGAGGTTCTGGAAGTGGCTCCTGACCGCCAGCAACCGCCCTGTGAGTTTGCCGACCTTTGTGGTGGCTGCAGCCTTCAGCACATGAGTGCCGATGCTCAGATTCGGTTCAAGGAAGACACGCTGAGGGAGCATTTTGCCCATTTTGGAGGCATCGAGCCCCAGGAGTGGGTTGAACCCATGCGCTCGCCCGATACCCTGGGGTATCGTCGCAAAGCCCGCCTGGGCGTGCGCTATGTCAAAGCCCGAGAGTCGGTGTTGGTAGGATTCCGGGAAAAGCGCAACAGCTTCCTGACCGATATCGACCGCTGTGTGGTGCTCGACCCTCGCATTGGTGACCGCATCAAACCCCTGCGGGAATTGCTGCATGGCATGGCAGCCTTCGACCGGATTGCGCAGGTAGAGGTGGCCTGTGGTGATGATGTTGCGGCCATGGTGTTCCGCAATATGGACGAACTGGTTCCCGAAGATCGGGAAAAGCTGATCGCCTTTGGCCAGGCCCATGACTTGCATATCTATCTTCAGCCCAAGGGGCCGGACACCGTGCACCGCATCTGGCCGGAATCGTCCGGTCGTGAGGGTGAGCGCCTGACCTACAGCCTGGAGGAGTTTGACTTGACCATGAAGTACCATCCGATGGACTTCACTCAGGTCAATGCCGGTATCAATCAGAATATGGTTCATCGCGCAGTGGAGTGGCTGGATGTTCAGCCCGGTGAGCGGGTGCTGGATCTGTTCTGTGGCCTTGGTAACTTTACCTTGCCGTTGGCTCGCAAAGGCGGTCAGGTGGTCGGCGTCGAAGGCGATGATGCCATGGTGGTGCGCGGCCGCGAGAACGCACAGCTCAATGGCCTGGATAATGTTGAATTCTTCGGAGCCGACCTGCACGGAGACTTTACCGGTCAGAGCTGGGCCAAGGAGGGGTTCGACAAGATTCTGATCGATCCGCCCCGTTCCGGCGCGGAAGACATCTGCAAGTACCTCACGGCGTTTGGGGCCCGCAGGATTGTCTATGTTTCATGTAATCCGGCCACTCTGGCGAGAGATGCCGGCGTCATGGTGCGTAACGGTTATCGCCTGGTGCGCGCGGGTGTGATGGATATGTTCCCCCACACCACCCATGTAGAATCCATTGCTCTGTTTGAGCGTGAATGA
- the cysM gene encoding cysteine synthase CysM → MIFPTIEDYVGHTPLVRLQRLPGETSNVILAKLEGNNPAGSVKDRPAISMIQEAERRGEIKPGDTLIEATSGNTGIALAMAAAIKGYRMVLIMPAHMSEERRASMRAYGAEIVTVSKEEGMEGARDLAARMESEGKGKVLDQFSNPDNPLAHYRTTGPEIWEQTQGKVTHFVSSMGTTGTIMGVSRYLKERNPDIQIIGLQPEDGASIPGIRRWPEAYLPSIYDAARVDQVLDIGQKEAEDTMRALAAKEGIFCGVSSGGSIAAALKLSREVENAVIVAIICDRGDRYLSTGVFPGA, encoded by the coding sequence ATGATTTTCCCGACCATTGAAGATTATGTAGGGCATACCCCTCTGGTTCGTTTGCAGCGTCTGCCGGGGGAAACCTCCAATGTCATTTTGGCCAAGCTGGAAGGCAATAACCCGGCGGGCTCGGTGAAGGACCGGCCTGCCATCAGCATGATTCAGGAAGCCGAACGCCGTGGTGAAATCAAGCCAGGCGATACCCTGATTGAAGCGACTTCCGGAAACACCGGCATCGCCCTGGCGATGGCTGCGGCGATCAAGGGTTACAGGATGGTGCTGATCATGCCGGCTCACATGAGTGAGGAACGCCGCGCTTCCATGCGGGCATACGGTGCGGAGATTGTTACCGTCAGCAAGGAAGAGGGCATGGAGGGTGCCCGGGATCTGGCTGCGCGGATGGAGTCGGAAGGCAAGGGTAAAGTGCTGGATCAGTTCAGCAACCCGGATAACCCGCTGGCCCATTACCGCACTACCGGCCCCGAAATCTGGGAGCAGACCCAGGGCAAAGTCACTCACTTTGTCAGCTCTATGGGTACTACCGGCACCATTATGGGGGTGTCCCGTTACCTGAAAGAACGTAATCCCGACATTCAGATTATCGGGTTGCAGCCGGAAGATGGCGCATCCATCCCCGGTATCCGCCGCTGGCCCGAGGCTTACCTGCCGTCTATCTACGACGCTGCCCGGGTAGACCAGGTGCTGGACATTGGCCAGAAAGAAGCAGAAGACACCATGAGGGCGCTGGCCGCCAAAGAAGGTATTTTCTGTGGTGTGTCGTCTGGTGGCTCCATTGCCGCTGCCCTCAAATTGTCCCGTGAGGTTGAAAACGCGGTGATCGTGGCCATTATCTGTGACCGCGGAGATCGATACCTGTCTACCGGTGTTTTTCCAGGCGCCTGA
- the relA gene encoding GTP diphosphokinase, with the protein MVKVREDYSVTGDGEIDIDRCVRHIAEQTHLDNPEQLRQACEKAARIAVQAFREDRLWAPGSSSFRTGLEMAQVLAELHLDQASLVAAVLYRAVREERVPLEEIRKEFGDEVAGLINGVQQMAAISSVHHPLKGNVLGQSEGQLDNVRKMLVTMIDDVRVALIKLAERTCAIRAVKDAPEEKRMRVAREVFDIYAPLAHRLGIGHIKWELEDLSFRYLHSSAYKKIAKLLDEKRLDREGYIRRVIETLQTELQASGIKGELTGRAKHIYSIWRKMRRKGIDFSQVYDVRAVRILVPEVRDCYAALGIVHTLWRHIPNEFDDYIANPKENGYQSLHTAVIGPEGKVMEVQIRTHAMHEEAELGVCAHWLYKGTDKNNKSTGYDAKINWLRQVLEWQEELGDLSGLADHLKSDVASDRVYVFTPEGHVVDLPQGATPVDFAYRVHTEIGHACRGARVNSRIVPLTYPLKTGDQVFILTSNNPAPSRDWLNPSLGYIQTSRARAKVTHWFKQQNRDRNITDGHAILEDEFKRLSLYDVDLGDLAKKVNYHSPDDMFAAIGAGDLRPAHVANVAQQMLEPKSEQLDLKLTTARKKDYDTESDIQILGVGKLKTQVAKCCKPLPGDAIGGYITVGRGVTVHRQDCLTFLSLREFEPNRIIEVNWGGKPASVYPVDIEIEAYDRSGLLRDITHVLSSSRSDVLALNTLTNKDENIATMRVTVEISSLEQLARLLAQIRNLPNIIDVRRKRG; encoded by the coding sequence ATGGTAAAAGTTCGGGAAGATTATTCGGTCACTGGTGATGGCGAAATCGACATTGATCGTTGTGTTCGCCACATTGCTGAACAGACGCACCTGGATAATCCGGAGCAGCTCCGGCAGGCCTGTGAAAAGGCGGCGAGGATTGCCGTGCAGGCATTCCGGGAAGATCGCCTATGGGCGCCGGGCTCCAGCAGTTTCCGAACAGGCCTCGAAATGGCCCAGGTGCTGGCTGAACTGCATCTGGACCAGGCCAGTCTGGTGGCTGCCGTCTTGTACCGGGCCGTGCGTGAAGAGCGGGTACCGCTGGAAGAGATCCGCAAGGAGTTTGGCGACGAGGTTGCCGGGCTGATCAACGGTGTGCAACAGATGGCGGCCATTTCGTCAGTTCATCACCCGCTCAAAGGCAATGTGCTGGGCCAGAGTGAAGGGCAACTCGACAATGTCCGGAAAATGCTGGTTACCATGATTGATGATGTCCGGGTGGCGTTGATCAAGCTGGCCGAACGGACCTGTGCGATTCGGGCAGTCAAGGATGCGCCGGAAGAGAAGCGCATGCGGGTGGCCAGGGAAGTCTTCGATATCTACGCGCCCCTGGCGCACCGGCTGGGTATTGGTCATATCAAGTGGGAACTGGAGGATCTTTCTTTCCGGTACCTGCACAGCTCCGCGTACAAAAAGATCGCCAAACTGCTGGATGAGAAACGGTTGGACCGGGAAGGCTATATCCGGCGGGTCATCGAGACCCTGCAAACCGAACTTCAGGCCTCGGGCATCAAGGGTGAGCTCACTGGCCGGGCCAAACATATCTACAGCATCTGGCGCAAAATGCGCCGCAAGGGTATCGATTTCTCCCAAGTCTATGATGTCCGCGCGGTGCGCATCCTGGTGCCGGAAGTCCGGGACTGCTATGCCGCTCTGGGTATTGTCCACACCCTGTGGCGGCATATTCCCAACGAGTTTGACGACTACATCGCCAACCCCAAGGAAAACGGCTACCAGTCGCTCCATACGGCGGTGATTGGCCCGGAAGGCAAGGTGATGGAAGTGCAGATCCGCACCCATGCCATGCACGAGGAAGCCGAGCTGGGTGTTTGTGCCCATTGGCTATACAAGGGTACCGACAAGAATAACAAGTCCACCGGCTACGATGCCAAGATCAACTGGCTGCGGCAGGTGCTGGAGTGGCAGGAAGAATTGGGAGACCTGTCTGGTTTAGCTGATCACCTCAAGTCAGACGTCGCCTCGGATCGGGTTTATGTTTTCACTCCCGAAGGCCACGTGGTCGATTTGCCCCAGGGTGCCACACCGGTGGATTTCGCTTATCGGGTACACACCGAAATCGGTCACGCCTGCCGGGGTGCCCGGGTGAACAGCCGGATCGTCCCTCTGACCTATCCGCTGAAAACCGGCGACCAGGTATTTATCCTCACCTCCAACAACCCGGCGCCGAGCCGGGACTGGCTGAACCCAAGCCTGGGCTATATCCAGACATCCCGGGCCAGGGCAAAGGTTACCCACTGGTTCAAGCAACAGAATCGTGACCGTAATATCACAGACGGCCACGCTATCCTGGAAGACGAATTCAAGCGTTTGTCGCTGTACGATGTTGATCTGGGGGATTTGGCCAAAAAGGTGAATTACCACTCGCCAGACGATATGTTCGCCGCCATTGGGGCCGGCGATTTGCGGCCTGCGCACGTGGCGAACGTGGCGCAGCAGATGCTGGAGCCGAAGTCTGAACAGCTCGACCTGAAGCTGACCACTGCCCGCAAGAAGGATTATGACACCGAGTCAGATATCCAGATTCTGGGTGTGGGCAAACTCAAGACCCAGGTGGCCAAGTGCTGCAAACCGCTACCGGGTGATGCGATTGGCGGATATATCACGGTTGGGCGTGGTGTCACCGTGCACCGACAGGACTGCCTGACCTTCCTCAGCCTGAGGGAATTCGAGCCCAACCGGATCATCGAGGTGAACTGGGGTGGCAAGCCGGCCTCTGTGTACCCTGTCGATATCGAAATCGAAGCTTATGATCGCTCGGGGCTGTTGCGGGATATAACCCATGTGTTGTCGTCGTCCCGCAGTGACGTGCTGGCCCTGAATACCTTGACCAACAAGGATGAGAACATCGCTACCATGAGGGTGACGGTGGAAATCTCCAGCCTGGAACAGTTGGCGCGGTTGCTGGCCCAGATTCGCAACCTGCCGAACATCATCGACGTAAGGCGAAAGCGCGGATGA